The nucleotide window CGAAGACCAGCAGGTCGCACGCCGCCAGTTGGTGGAGGTCGAACGCCCCGCCGTGCCGATGCTCCACCGCCAGGTCCGAGCCGCCGACCTCGCGCAGGGCGTCGACCAGCGGGCCGAGCACCGGGGGGGCGGTGTCCAGGACGAGCACGTGGCTGGGCATGGTGTGACTTTGTCTCATGCGCTGAGGATTTTCACCATCGAGCGGAGGGGCGGTGACGTCGATTCGCTGAGGAAACGCGCTGGCACGAAGCTTCCATAGGGTCCGCGCGTGGAACCCCTCAGCCCTGAACTCATGTTGGACGTGCTCCACGTCTCCGTGCTCGCCTTCGGAGTCGTGCTCTGCCTATCCGTGAGCAGCACGTTGCTGCGGCGGGTGAGGCTCCACCGTCCGGAGGGACGCACGTGGCGGGGGTCCATCGGCACCGTGGTCCTCGCCATCCCGGAGCACGGCGTCGGCGCCGTGCGGGTGGCAGGTCCGTTCGGCGTAACCGTCGTGCCTGCGCGCGGTATCCACCACGAGGGTGTCTCGTGGGGGGCCCGCGTCCTGATCGTCGACCTCACGGGCCGAGTGGCCGAGGTCTGCAGCTATCCAGAAGGAGAATGAGTCGTGCTCGTCCACAGCTTGATCATCGTGTTCGTGGGTCTCGCCCTCGGAGCCCTGCTCGCGGCGCGCTGCTACCACCGCGTCGGTCCCAACCAGGTGTTGATCGTCTCCGGGCGCCGCGCGGTCTACACGCACGCCACCACGGGGGCGCACATCACGCATCAGTTCCAGGTGCTGCACGGCGGCGGCACCTTCGTCGTCCCCCTCAAGGAGAAGGTGGACGTGATGTCCGTCGAGCTCATGACGCTCGACATCCGGACGCCCGAGTTCTTCACCAAGTACGGCGTGCCCATCGTGGTGGACGGCGTCGCTCAGATCAAAGTGCTCAGCGACGACCCGCTCTCCACGGCGCTCGCCGCCGAGATGTTCCTGGGCAAGTCCCGCAACGAGATGAACGACATCGCTCATCAGATGATGCAGGGTCACCTGCGCGCCGTGATCAGCACGCTGCCCTTCGAGGAGATCCACGCCAACCCCGAGTCGTTCGCCCAGACGGTGCAGCGCCTCACCAGCGCGGACCTCGCCAACATGGGCATCGGCGTGGTGAGCTTCACCATCCGTGAGGTGCGCGACCCGTCGGGGTTCTTGTTGGAGCTCGGTAAGCCTC belongs to Sandaracinaceae bacterium and includes:
- a CDS encoding flotillin family protein; translation: MLVHSLIIVFVGLALGALLAARCYHRVGPNQVLIVSGRRAVYTHATTGAHITHQFQVLHGGGTFVVPLKEKVDVMSVELMTLDIRTPEFFTKYGVPIVVDGVAQIKVLSDDPLSTALAAEMFLGKSRNEMNDIAHQMMQGHLRAVISTLPFEEIHANPESFAQTVQRLTSADLANMGIGVVSFTIREVRDPSGFLLELGKPQLAVVQKDAQLGQARARRDALIGTADAEQESSDA